One stretch of Pelmatolapia mariae isolate MD_Pm_ZW linkage group LG3_W, Pm_UMD_F_2, whole genome shotgun sequence DNA includes these proteins:
- the LOC134624800 gene encoding uridine 5'-monophosphate synthase-like: MNQVVSLIYERVQEEGLKVTDAVVLMDREQGGVEMLASKGIKLHPIISISQLLRVLQAAERIDAQTAQSVHKFIQDNNTFSPKNGSDSPASKKLELSYSDRAELPNFHPLASKLLKIMEEKQSNLCVSADVTNSEELLQLAESLGPKICMLKTHVDILEDYTSAFIQKVQALAEKHDFLIFEDRKFADIRNTVKHQYEGGLYQISSWSHIVNAHAVPGPGVVKGLSAVGKPLGRGCLLIGQMSSQDHWLLVNTQRLRGALGLCDGVYLWLQAHREARVHPHDPRGADAGWR, translated from the exons GTGACGGATGCAGTGGTCCTAATGGACAGAGAGCAAGGTGGTGTGGAGATGTTGGCTTCAAAGGGAATCAAGCTCCATCCCATCATCTCCATATCTCAGCTGCTCCGTGTGCTGCAGGCAGCCGAACGCATCGACGCCCAAACCGCCCAGAGTGTCCACAAGTTCATCCAGGACAACAACACTTTCAG CCCCAAGAATGGCAGCGACTCTCCTGCCAGTAAGAAGCTGGAGCTCAGTTATTCAGACAGAGCCGAGTTACCAA ACTTTCACCCTCTAGCATCAAAGCTGCTGAAGATTATGGAGGAGAAGCAGTCCAACCTTTGTGTGTCTGCTGATGTAACCAACAGCgaggagctgctgcagctggccgAGTCGCTCGGTCCAAAGATCTGCATGCTGAAGACTCATGTAGACATCCTGGAG GACTACACATCAGCCTTCATTCAGAAAGTGCAAGCCTTAGCAGAGAAACACGACTTCCTCATCTTTGAAGATCGCAAGTTTGCTGACATCAGGAACACAGTCAAGCATCAGTATGAGG GTGGTTTGTACCAGATTTCCTCCTGGTCCCACATAGTAAACGCCCACGCAGTGCCGGGGCCGGGAGTGGTGAAAGGTCTGAGCGCTGTAGGAAAGCCTCTGGGCCGAGGCTGTTTGCTCATAGGTCAGATGAGCTCCCAGGATCACTGGCTGCTGGTGAATACACAAAGGCTGCG AGGAGCACTCGGACTTTGTGATGGGGTTTATCTGTGGCTCCAAGCTCACAGAGAGGCCAGAGTTCATCCACATGACCCCCGGGGTGCAGATGCAGGCTGGAG gTGA